A genome region from Arthrobacter sp. V1I9 includes the following:
- a CDS encoding helix-turn-helix transcriptional regulator produces MARAATTADTFNAVAEPRRRQILDALAGGERPVNELVDLLGMAQPHVSRHLRVLREVGAVTVRDEGRQRVYRLNPQALKPIHDWVSGYRHLWEERLDLLEGVAEDLKEQEK; encoded by the coding sequence ATGGCACGGGCAGCAACAACAGCGGATACCTTCAACGCAGTGGCTGAGCCCCGCCGCCGGCAAATACTGGACGCCCTGGCCGGCGGCGAGCGCCCCGTCAATGAGCTCGTTGACCTGCTGGGCATGGCGCAGCCGCACGTGTCCCGGCACTTGCGGGTGCTGCGGGAAGTGGGCGCCGTCACTGTCCGGGACGAAGGCCGGCAGCGCGTCTACCGGCTGAACCCGCAGGCCCTCAAACCTATCCACGACTGGGTCTCTGGCTACCGGCACCTCTGGGAAGAGCGCCTCGATCTTCTGGAGGGCGTTGCGGAAGACCTCAAAGAGCAGGAAAAGTAG
- a CDS encoding MFS transporter, which translates to MTSPDDAQPFSLRSIAVAAFGPTLLFGIGQGAILPVVALTARDLGASVAVAALIVTLIGLGSWFFNLPASLVTLKFGERWAIVGAAVAAGLALAAAALTSLVPNGLWLLAVAMAVVGMAGAVFGLARQKYLTEAVPVAFRARALSTLGGVNRIGVFIGPFLGAAVMQFSGIGGAYWVGVVAMAAAALLSLTIPDLEQAETHDGGRSGPEPTLRSVAVSHAGVFLSVGVGILLLSALRSSRQVVIPLWADHLGMDATSASLIYGLSGAIDMLVFYPAGKLMDRKGRQFVAVPSTLIMGTALLLIPLTGSFVGLLLASLLIGFGNGISSGLVMTLGADFSPDRGRGQFLGLWRFMADAGSTGGPVLLSGVTALASLGAGISATGVLGFAAAAVFAVVIPRLRHRRNY; encoded by the coding sequence ATGACTTCCCCGGATGATGCCCAGCCCTTTAGCCTTCGCAGCATCGCGGTGGCCGCTTTTGGCCCGACGCTGCTTTTCGGGATTGGCCAGGGAGCGATTCTTCCGGTGGTGGCGCTGACCGCCCGTGATCTTGGTGCTTCCGTTGCAGTGGCCGCCCTGATCGTCACCCTGATCGGGCTGGGCTCGTGGTTCTTCAACTTGCCCGCGTCCCTGGTCACCCTGAAATTCGGTGAACGCTGGGCGATTGTTGGCGCCGCCGTCGCTGCCGGCCTGGCGCTTGCCGCAGCGGCGCTGACCTCCCTGGTGCCCAACGGGCTCTGGTTGCTCGCGGTGGCGATGGCCGTCGTCGGCATGGCTGGAGCAGTGTTCGGGCTGGCGCGGCAGAAGTACCTCACCGAAGCTGTTCCCGTGGCGTTCCGGGCGCGGGCGCTGTCCACCCTGGGCGGCGTGAACCGGATCGGCGTGTTCATCGGGCCCTTCCTGGGTGCGGCCGTCATGCAGTTCTCCGGGATCGGCGGTGCGTACTGGGTGGGCGTGGTGGCGATGGCTGCCGCCGCGCTGCTGTCCCTCACCATCCCGGACCTCGAGCAGGCGGAAACGCACGACGGCGGAAGGTCCGGCCCGGAGCCGACTCTCCGCAGCGTGGCGGTTTCCCACGCCGGCGTGTTCCTGAGCGTGGGCGTGGGGATCCTGCTGCTCAGCGCCCTGCGCTCCTCGCGGCAGGTGGTCATCCCGCTGTGGGCGGACCACCTGGGCATGGACGCCACCTCGGCGTCCCTGATTTACGGGCTGTCCGGGGCCATCGACATGCTGGTCTTTTATCCGGCCGGCAAGCTTATGGACCGGAAGGGCCGGCAGTTTGTGGCCGTCCCGTCCACGCTGATCATGGGAACGGCGCTGCTGCTGATTCCGCTGACGGGATCCTTCGTGGGGCTGCTCCTGGCGTCGCTGCTGATCGGGTTCGGCAACGGCATCAGTTCCGGACTGGTGATGACCTTGGGCGCAGACTTCTCGCCGGACCGGGGGCGCGGCCAGTTCCTGGGGCTGTGGCGCTTTATGGCCGACGCCGGATCCACCGGCGGGCCAGTCCTCCTTTCCGGCGTGACGGCCCTGGCCTCCCTGGGCGCGGGAATCTCAGCCACAGGAGTACTGGGGTTCGCGGCGGCGGCCGTCTTCGCCGTCGTAATTCCCCGGCTCAGGCACCGGCGAAACTACTGA
- a CDS encoding class I SAM-dependent methyltransferase: protein MRDAGKQGPVPSGESGPAELQHPRFARAYPRAVEVMNRRGGTEHRRTILAGLSGTVIEIGAGNGSVFALYPDTVTQVIAIEPDDGLRDLAVANAASAPVPVTVLAAAAEQIPAKDASADAVVASLVLCSVPDPAAALAEIRRVLRPGGTLAFYEHVRSNNRLAAAAEDLLTPAWQRIAGGCHLNRNTLEAITDAGFTEVASRRFGFSAGPLVPPVAHIMGTATSPAPG, encoded by the coding sequence ATGAGGGACGCAGGAAAGCAAGGTCCAGTCCCGTCCGGCGAGAGCGGGCCGGCGGAGCTGCAACACCCGCGATTCGCCCGCGCCTACCCGCGGGCCGTGGAGGTGATGAACCGCCGCGGCGGGACAGAACACCGGCGGACCATCCTTGCCGGCCTTAGCGGAACCGTCATCGAAATCGGCGCCGGTAACGGCTCCGTCTTCGCTCTCTATCCGGACACGGTGACCCAGGTAATTGCCATCGAACCGGACGATGGCCTCCGGGACCTTGCGGTGGCCAATGCCGCCTCCGCACCGGTTCCCGTCACGGTTCTGGCCGCTGCCGCCGAACAGATCCCGGCGAAGGATGCCAGCGCGGACGCCGTAGTGGCCAGCCTTGTCCTCTGCAGCGTGCCTGACCCGGCCGCGGCGCTCGCTGAAATCCGCCGGGTCCTGCGCCCCGGAGGGACACTGGCCTTTTATGAGCATGTCCGCTCCAACAACCGCCTGGCCGCCGCCGCCGAGGATTTGCTGACCCCTGCCTGGCAGCGGATTGCAGGCGGCTGCCACCTCAACCGGAACACGCTCGAGGCCATCACCGACGCCGGGTTCACCGAGGTGGCCAGCCGGCGTTTCGGCTTCTCCGCGGGCCCGCTGGTCCCTCCAGTTGCTCACATCATGGGCACGGCAACGAGCCCCGCCCCCGGTTGA
- a CDS encoding triacylglycerol lipase, with protein MTQTGMPTRISALQKGVWWLQDYLYAGVWQVRGILSRVQPGSFHQGHRAPVVIIPGVYENWQFMLPLIQCIHDAGHPVHVVTVLQRNSLGVPAAGRLVAQHLEEAGLRDAVIVAHSKGGLIGKYAMLNLDPERRIDRMIAVCTPFSGSRYAKYMLLPSLRIFSPRNALTLQLAREETINRRITSIYGPFDPHIPEGSVLPGATNIELPTAGHFRILGDSETARIIVEQLSLPA; from the coding sequence ATGACTCAAACGGGCATGCCCACTCGAATCAGTGCGCTGCAAAAAGGCGTGTGGTGGCTGCAGGACTATCTTTATGCCGGCGTATGGCAGGTCCGCGGCATACTCTCGCGTGTGCAGCCCGGCTCGTTCCACCAGGGCCACCGCGCACCCGTGGTGATCATCCCCGGTGTATACGAAAACTGGCAGTTCATGCTGCCCCTCATCCAGTGCATCCACGACGCCGGCCACCCGGTCCACGTGGTGACGGTGCTGCAGCGGAACAGCCTGGGCGTCCCTGCAGCCGGCCGCCTCGTGGCCCAGCACCTGGAGGAGGCGGGCCTGCGGGATGCGGTTATCGTGGCGCACAGCAAGGGCGGGCTCATCGGGAAGTACGCCATGCTGAACCTGGATCCGGAGCGCCGGATCGACCGGATGATCGCCGTCTGCACTCCATTCTCCGGCTCGCGCTACGCCAAGTACATGCTGCTGCCCAGCCTGCGGATCTTCTCGCCCCGCAATGCCCTCACCCTTCAGTTGGCCCGCGAGGAAACGATCAACCGCCGGATCACGTCCATCTACGGCCCGTTCGATCCGCACATTCCTGAGGGCAGCGTCCTGCCGGGGGCTACGAACATCGAACTGCCCACGGCCGGGCACTTCCGGATCCTTGGGGACTCCGAAACTGCGCGGATCATCGTGGAGCAGCTGAGCCTTCCTGCCTGA
- a CDS encoding LssY C-terminal domain-containing protein, which produces MTSTDGKRAVPDEPDHSRSSSSSERRQSRWATVLAVLQRLLYLVVTIAVGWAVYAFLLARLSRGPEQAWVFLPVWLILAYALLPRIHKILSSLYIPDYFIGRTRTGDGVLGDPVNLAVVGPKEELRQAMRTAGWVEADPITPATAWRTLTSTVLGQSYPQAPVSSLYVFGNKQDLAFQREIDGNPRKRHHVRFWRCPAGWMLPGGLAVDWVGAGTYDRSVGLSLFTFQITHKIADRTDEERDFIIETLRSANAVESVHVILNYYSGYHHRNGGGDAIRTDGHLPIIDLHPPDKLRRVGPSEG; this is translated from the coding sequence GTGACGTCCACTGACGGGAAGCGGGCCGTTCCGGACGAGCCGGACCACTCGCGTTCCAGCAGCTCCAGTGAGCGCCGTCAAAGCAGGTGGGCTACGGTCCTGGCGGTCCTGCAGCGGCTGTTGTACCTGGTGGTGACCATTGCTGTCGGCTGGGCCGTTTATGCCTTCCTGCTCGCCCGGCTTTCGCGTGGGCCGGAGCAGGCGTGGGTGTTCCTGCCGGTGTGGCTGATCCTGGCTTACGCGCTGCTGCCGCGCATCCACAAGATCCTTAGCAGCCTGTACATCCCGGACTACTTCATCGGACGGACCAGGACGGGCGACGGCGTACTGGGCGATCCCGTGAACCTCGCCGTGGTGGGACCCAAGGAGGAGTTGCGGCAGGCGATGCGGACGGCGGGATGGGTGGAAGCCGACCCCATCACCCCGGCCACGGCCTGGCGTACGCTCACCTCAACTGTCCTGGGACAAAGCTACCCGCAGGCCCCCGTGAGTTCGCTTTACGTTTTCGGCAACAAGCAGGACCTTGCGTTCCAGCGGGAGATCGATGGCAACCCGCGCAAGCGGCATCACGTGCGGTTCTGGAGGTGCCCGGCCGGCTGGATGCTGCCCGGCGGACTGGCCGTGGACTGGGTGGGGGCCGGCACGTATGACCGAAGCGTGGGGCTGTCCCTGTTCACCTTCCAGATCACGCACAAGATCGCCGACCGCACTGACGAGGAACGCGACTTCATCATCGAGACGCTTCGCTCGGCCAACGCAGTTGAGTCCGTGCACGTCATCCTCAATTACTACAGCGGCTACCACCACCGCAACGGCGGCGGCGACGCCATCCGCACCGACGGGCACCTCCCGATCATCGACCTGCACCCGCCGGACAAGTTGCGGCGGGTGGGACCTTCTGAGGGCTGA
- a CDS encoding N-acetylglutaminylglutamine amidotransferase, giving the protein MCGIAGEVAFNGRKASQESVLKMMGAMASRGPDGRGTWESGWVALGHQRLSIIDLSEAGAQPMLDDGGLAVTFNGCIYNYKELRRELEPEFTFRSTSDTEVILKAYRKWGDDFVHHLVGMFAVALYDRQRQEVLLVRDRLGIKPFYVSQVPGRVRFASSLPALVASGGMDTSIDEVALHHYLSWHSIVPAPRTILRGIRKLPAATIRTIRADGTWHDREYWKPSYTRRAVHAGWSAMDWQDAVHQSLQTAVRRRMVADVPVGVLLSGGLDSSLLVALLAEEGQHGLSTFSIGFDGAGGDSGNEFVYSDVVAREFGTRHERLHISTSEFAPSIDGAVGAMSEPMASHDVTAFHLLSKTVAQHLKVVQCGQGADEVFGGYAYHQPLARVGRSEAQGVFTSNFVDHSHAELLDIVEPEWYCSSDVSSQVLAAYLEAPGADTALDAVLRLDTHLLMVDDPVKRLDNMTMAWGIEARVPFLDHELVELAASCPPELKASQGGKGILKDLGRQLLPAAVVDRPKGYFPVPALQHLEEPFISIVHETLHAPEAKQRGLFQPAYLDGLLADPNMQKTAVNSNALWQLALLEMWLQRHGVG; this is encoded by the coding sequence ATGTGCGGAATAGCCGGCGAAGTTGCCTTCAACGGGAGAAAAGCCTCCCAGGAATCGGTTCTCAAGATGATGGGGGCAATGGCATCGAGGGGCCCGGACGGGCGGGGGACCTGGGAGTCGGGCTGGGTGGCACTGGGGCATCAGCGCCTCAGCATCATTGACCTTTCAGAGGCGGGTGCCCAGCCAATGCTGGACGACGGCGGCCTGGCCGTCACGTTCAACGGCTGCATCTACAACTACAAGGAACTGCGCCGGGAACTTGAGCCCGAGTTCACCTTCCGCTCCACCAGCGACACGGAGGTAATCCTGAAGGCCTACCGGAAGTGGGGCGATGACTTTGTCCACCACCTGGTGGGAATGTTTGCGGTGGCGCTTTACGATCGGCAGCGGCAGGAAGTCCTGTTGGTCCGAGACCGGCTGGGCATCAAACCGTTTTATGTTTCGCAGGTGCCGGGAAGGGTGCGCTTCGCATCCAGCCTGCCGGCGCTGGTGGCCTCGGGCGGGATGGATACCTCCATCGACGAGGTTGCGCTGCACCACTACCTGAGCTGGCACTCGATCGTGCCAGCGCCGCGGACTATCCTCCGCGGCATCCGAAAGCTGCCGGCCGCCACCATCCGGACCATTCGGGCCGACGGGACCTGGCACGACCGCGAATACTGGAAGCCCAGCTACACCCGGCGTGCGGTGCACGCGGGCTGGTCCGCCATGGATTGGCAGGACGCGGTCCACCAGTCGCTTCAAACAGCAGTGCGGCGCCGGATGGTTGCCGATGTGCCGGTGGGTGTCCTCCTCTCCGGCGGACTGGATTCGAGCCTGCTGGTTGCCCTGCTGGCGGAGGAGGGCCAGCACGGACTGTCCACCTTCAGCATCGGGTTCGACGGTGCCGGCGGGGACTCGGGGAACGAGTTTGTGTATTCCGACGTCGTGGCCAGGGAGTTCGGGACACGGCATGAGCGCCTGCACATCAGCACTTCCGAGTTCGCGCCCTCCATTGATGGCGCCGTTGGAGCGATGTCCGAACCTATGGCCAGCCATGACGTGACAGCGTTCCACCTGCTTTCGAAGACTGTTGCGCAGCATCTGAAGGTGGTGCAGTGCGGCCAGGGCGCAGATGAGGTCTTCGGTGGATACGCGTACCACCAGCCGCTTGCCCGGGTGGGCCGCTCGGAGGCCCAGGGCGTGTTCACCTCAAATTTTGTCGACCACAGTCATGCCGAGCTCTTGGACATCGTCGAACCCGAGTGGTACTGCAGCTCTGACGTAAGCAGCCAGGTCCTGGCTGCTTACCTTGAAGCCCCGGGGGCTGATACCGCCCTGGACGCGGTGCTCCGCCTGGACACCCACCTGCTGATGGTGGACGATCCCGTAAAGCGGCTGGACAACATGACAATGGCCTGGGGCATCGAAGCCCGCGTCCCGTTCCTGGATCATGAGCTGGTGGAACTTGCCGCGTCCTGCCCGCCGGAGCTCAAGGCGTCGCAGGGCGGCAAGGGCATCCTGAAGGACCTGGGCCGGCAGTTGCTCCCGGCCGCGGTGGTGGACCGGCCCAAGGGATACTTTCCGGTGCCCGCCCTCCAGCACCTGGAGGAACCCTTCATCTCCATCGTGCATGAGACCCTCCACGCACCCGAGGCCAAGCAACGCGGGCTTTTCCAGCCCGCGTACTTGGACGGATTGCTGGCCGATCCCAACATGCAGAAGACCGCGGTCAACAGCAACGCGCTATGGCAGCTGGCGCTGCTGGAGATGTGGCTCCAGCGCCACGGGGTGGGCTAA
- a CDS encoding glutamate--cysteine ligase, which produces MRRVGVEEEFLIVDCVDGHAVPLGELLDRLNDDDGLSSEMKQEQIETCTLPRTTLDELAQDITARRASADSAARSAGARAVALATSPLPVQSTATPGLRYQRMIQRFGLTAIEQLTCGCHVHVEVESDEEGVAVLDRIRIWLPVLLALTANSPFWNAMDSGYASYRSQAWNRWPTAGPSEVFGSAEAYHSEVQEILSSGVLLDKGQLYFDARLSHRHPTVEVRVGDVCLFADDAVLLAALVRGLVETAARQWRDGVPPVPASAVQLRLASWQAGRYGLDADLLDPLTGRPRRAFDVAMALLDHVQPALKSQGEFDIVESLLFQALTRGNGAARQREAFAKAGSMCDVISDAVEVSSLPTTALRKLTDSPLLAGDQSL; this is translated from the coding sequence ATGCGCCGGGTAGGAGTTGAGGAGGAGTTCCTCATTGTTGACTGCGTTGACGGGCATGCCGTGCCGCTGGGCGAATTGCTGGATCGCCTGAACGATGACGACGGTCTCAGCAGTGAGATGAAACAAGAGCAGATCGAAACCTGCACGCTACCGAGGACCACTCTCGACGAGCTGGCCCAGGACATCACAGCGCGCCGGGCGAGCGCCGATTCCGCCGCGCGTTCAGCAGGGGCGCGTGCCGTCGCCCTTGCCACGTCGCCCCTGCCGGTGCAGTCCACCGCCACCCCCGGGCTGCGGTACCAGCGGATGATCCAGAGGTTCGGACTGACCGCGATCGAGCAGCTTACCTGCGGCTGCCACGTGCATGTGGAGGTCGAGTCGGACGAGGAAGGCGTCGCCGTCCTGGACCGGATCCGGATCTGGCTTCCCGTACTGTTGGCTCTCACTGCCAATTCGCCGTTCTGGAACGCCATGGACTCGGGCTACGCCAGCTACCGCTCCCAGGCCTGGAACCGGTGGCCCACGGCGGGACCGTCGGAAGTTTTCGGCTCCGCCGAGGCCTATCACTCTGAGGTCCAGGAGATCCTGAGCTCCGGAGTCCTTCTGGACAAGGGGCAACTCTACTTTGACGCCAGGCTCAGCCACCGCCACCCCACCGTTGAGGTCCGGGTAGGGGATGTGTGCCTGTTCGCTGACGACGCCGTCCTGCTGGCCGCCCTGGTGCGCGGCCTGGTGGAGACGGCAGCCCGGCAGTGGCGCGACGGCGTGCCACCCGTGCCGGCCTCAGCCGTGCAGCTCCGGCTTGCTTCCTGGCAGGCGGGCCGCTACGGACTCGACGCCGACCTGCTGGATCCGCTCACCGGCCGGCCGAGGCGGGCCTTCGACGTGGCCATGGCACTGCTGGACCACGTGCAGCCCGCGCTGAAAAGCCAAGGCGAGTTCGACATCGTGGAGTCGTTGCTGTTCCAGGCCTTGACCCGCGGCAACGGCGCTGCCAGGCAGCGGGAAGCCTTCGCCAAGGCGGGCAGCATGTGTGACGTTATTTCCGACGCCGTCGAGGTCAGCAGCCTGCCCACCACGGCGCTTCGAAAGCTCACGGATTCGCCGCTGCTGGCAGGCGACCAGAGTTTGTAG
- a CDS encoding SRPBCC family protein: MAQTSTINVTFPSDKEILITRTINAPRHLVYRAWTTPDLVRKWWPGRRGEMTVADMDFRVGGAWRYVMVAHGEFEVAFHGTYREIVPNERIVHTEIMETPDAGPDSEDGAVVTSVTFEEADGGATLVSIRTDAGSKEVRDMIAQSGMEGGVREQFEIIEELVAGLR, encoded by the coding sequence ATGGCACAGACAAGCACCATCAACGTCACCTTCCCCAGCGATAAGGAAATCCTGATCACCCGCACCATCAACGCGCCCCGGCACCTTGTGTACCGGGCCTGGACTACGCCGGACCTTGTCCGGAAATGGTGGCCCGGCAGGCGCGGTGAGATGACCGTGGCGGACATGGACTTCCGGGTGGGCGGGGCATGGCGGTATGTGATGGTGGCCCATGGTGAATTCGAGGTGGCCTTCCACGGGACGTACCGGGAGATTGTGCCAAACGAGCGGATCGTCCACACCGAGATCATGGAGACGCCGGACGCCGGCCCGGACAGCGAGGACGGGGCTGTGGTCACCAGCGTCACGTTTGAAGAGGCCGACGGCGGCGCCACCCTGGTCAGCATCCGCACCGACGCCGGCAGCAAGGAAGTCCGGGACATGATTGCGCAGTCCGGCATGGAGGGCGGCGTGCGGGAGCAGTTCGAGATCATCGAGGAGTTGGTCGCGGGCCTGCGGTAG
- a CDS encoding phosphatase PAP2 family protein, translated as MTFQRQAQTRTPARPAPGSGFLFVLATLACIAGLIATYYYFVQTTTGQFIDESALVEAVDIHGPAGKATTRFLDLLPTISLVMAAVVVLFVTVIRKRWTEAGIAVAACIGANIATQVLKDVLPARPDKGVVTLELNSLPSGHTTLAASAAAAVFLMASPRWRPMAGFVGGTFAIASGVSTLINQWHRPADVVAAFLLVGAFMIPAGWLIVRRGAWNAWDGFGAHVGSARIWLTLPVVIGLASAAVAMYSLARIAPSPWQEVSTTNYFWAGISLIVIAGYLATVATTAMFAYAARRRNSPGR; from the coding sequence ATGACTTTTCAACGGCAAGCACAGACCAGGACCCCGGCACGCCCCGCTCCGGGGTCAGGGTTCCTGTTCGTGCTTGCCACGCTGGCCTGCATCGCCGGGCTGATCGCCACCTACTACTACTTCGTCCAGACCACCACGGGGCAGTTCATCGACGAGTCAGCGCTGGTGGAAGCCGTGGACATCCACGGGCCGGCGGGCAAGGCCACCACCAGGTTCCTGGACCTGCTGCCCACCATTTCACTGGTGATGGCCGCCGTCGTGGTGCTGTTTGTGACGGTGATCCGGAAGCGATGGACGGAGGCCGGCATTGCGGTGGCTGCCTGCATCGGCGCGAACATCGCCACACAGGTCCTGAAGGATGTGCTGCCGGCCCGGCCGGACAAGGGCGTGGTGACGCTGGAGCTGAACTCGCTGCCGTCCGGACACACCACCCTGGCGGCGTCGGCAGCGGCTGCGGTCTTCCTGATGGCATCGCCGCGCTGGCGCCCGATGGCCGGTTTTGTGGGCGGGACGTTCGCCATTGCTTCCGGGGTGTCCACGCTGATCAACCAGTGGCACCGGCCGGCCGACGTGGTGGCAGCATTCCTGCTGGTGGGCGCGTTTATGATTCCCGCGGGCTGGCTGATCGTCCGGCGCGGGGCGTGGAATGCGTGGGACGGCTTCGGCGCGCACGTGGGCTCTGCCCGGATCTGGCTGACGCTTCCAGTGGTGATCGGGCTGGCCTCGGCTGCGGTGGCGATGTATTCGCTGGCCCGGATCGCGCCGAGCCCCTGGCAGGAAGTCAGCACCACGAACTACTTTTGGGCGGGCATCTCGCTGATCGTGATCGCCGGGTATCTGGCCACCGTCGCCACCACGGCCATGTTTGCGTACGCCGCACGACGGCGCAACTCACCAGGGCGGTGA
- a CDS encoding gamma-glutamyl-gamma-aminobutyrate hydrolase family protein, with protein sequence MHTTDAAMKPVIGLTTYLEEARTDGCGTVSAAFLPETYLKPIIAAGGMPILLPPQPVLEGMIEQLVNRLDGLIVPGGWDVDPALYGQEAHPATDEPRPKRDAWEQALIKEAIRQDVPLLCICRGEQLLNVTLGGSLHQHLPDVIGNGQYQPGGYNFNRIPVEIKPGSRLEQLIGANPGPVPVSHHQAVDKLGHGLVAAAWSEDQVVEAIEYPASTFTMGIQWHPEELPEDFGLFRGFVEAARRKFLSRLLPASPSSVSAELNASLAGPQLR encoded by the coding sequence GTGCACACCACCGACGCCGCGATGAAACCAGTCATCGGACTCACCACGTACCTTGAAGAGGCGCGCACCGATGGTTGCGGCACGGTCAGTGCGGCCTTCCTGCCCGAGACGTACCTGAAGCCCATCATCGCCGCGGGCGGCATGCCCATCCTCCTGCCGCCGCAGCCGGTGCTGGAGGGCATGATCGAACAGCTCGTGAACCGGCTCGACGGCCTGATTGTTCCCGGCGGCTGGGATGTCGACCCGGCCCTCTACGGCCAGGAAGCCCACCCCGCAACTGACGAGCCCCGCCCGAAGCGTGACGCCTGGGAGCAGGCCCTGATCAAGGAAGCCATCCGCCAGGACGTCCCGCTGCTATGCATCTGCCGGGGCGAGCAGCTGCTGAACGTCACGCTCGGCGGCAGCCTGCACCAGCACCTGCCTGACGTGATCGGCAACGGCCAGTACCAGCCCGGCGGCTACAACTTCAATAGGATCCCCGTGGAAATCAAGCCGGGTTCCCGGCTTGAACAGTTGATCGGCGCCAACCCCGGGCCCGTGCCGGTTTCCCACCACCAGGCCGTGGACAAGCTCGGGCACGGGCTTGTGGCTGCCGCGTGGAGCGAGGACCAGGTGGTGGAAGCCATCGAATACCCCGCAAGCACCTTCACCATGGGCATCCAGTGGCACCCGGAGGAGCTGCCCGAGGACTTCGGCCTCTTCCGCGGGTTCGTCGAAGCAGCCCGCCGAAAGTTCCTGTCCCGGCTCCTGCCGGCCTCGCCGTCGTCGGTCTCTGCGGAGCTCAACGCCAGCCTTGCCGGGCCGCAGCTCCGGTAG
- a CDS encoding carbon-nitrogen hydrolase family protein — MRVASGQFSAGREPQRNLLHIGRLMEAAALGNADLLVLPESSLYASAEPAGVLAEVAEPLDGPFIGGIAALAKALRLPVVVGTAEANPNGLPYNTLVAIDARGAVEGTYRKIHLYDAFGYRESDGTSKGTIGQPDLLSYGQLRLGMLTCYDLRFPESARYLVDAGANVLLLPSMWIVGPGKEDHFMTLVRARAIENTSYVVTANQCGPLATAYSIVVDPFGVVIANAGEAPRVVFAELEPERIAAVRTRVPSLRNRRFRVVPGDKE; from the coding sequence GTGAGAGTCGCCTCCGGGCAGTTCAGCGCCGGCAGGGAACCCCAGCGGAACCTGCTGCACATCGGGCGGCTGATGGAAGCTGCCGCCCTTGGTAACGCGGATCTGCTGGTGCTTCCGGAATCCAGCCTCTATGCCAGCGCCGAACCTGCGGGCGTCCTCGCGGAAGTGGCCGAGCCCTTGGACGGTCCCTTCATCGGCGGTATCGCGGCACTTGCAAAGGCGCTCCGCCTTCCGGTGGTGGTGGGCACCGCGGAGGCCAACCCCAACGGCCTTCCCTACAACACACTGGTGGCCATCGACGCCAGGGGCGCAGTGGAGGGTACGTACCGCAAAATCCACCTCTACGACGCCTTCGGCTACCGCGAAAGCGACGGAACCAGCAAGGGCACCATCGGCCAGCCGGATCTGCTCTCCTATGGCCAGCTTCGCCTGGGCATGCTCACCTGCTACGACCTGAGGTTCCCTGAGAGCGCGCGCTACCTGGTGGACGCCGGAGCCAACGTCCTGCTGCTGCCGTCCATGTGGATCGTGGGTCCCGGGAAAGAAGACCACTTCATGACCCTCGTGCGTGCCCGCGCCATCGAGAACACCTCGTACGTGGTGACTGCCAACCAGTGCGGTCCGCTCGCTACGGCCTACTCGATTGTGGTGGATCCGTTCGGGGTGGTCATCGCCAATGCCGGCGAAGCGCCGCGAGTGGTGTTTGCCGAACTCGAACCTGAACGGATCGCGGCTGTGCGGACCCGCGTCCCATCCCTCCGGAACCGTCGTTTCCGGGTGGTCCCCGGGGACAAGGAATGA